Proteins found in one Alicyclobacillus cycloheptanicus genomic segment:
- a CDS encoding alpha/beta hydrolase family protein gives MTQKAIERIHQGRILRGTEHVPAGPGPFPAVVLYHGFTATRIEPHRLFVKICRRLEQLGIASFRFDFSGSGESDGDFEEVTISGEIAEAHAILDGVLADARVDRSRVALAGLSMGGLIASQVAGDRPSDVHKLVLMAAAGGNVQEIVSGLLRESGADVHAPAAAYDYQGNWVSRALLEDLCTFDVYPRAQAYKGPVLIVHGRADEVVPSETAEAYQTQAYFGRAQVRCIEGANHTFDRAEWESALIDELVGFLKPAD, from the coding sequence GTGACGCAGAAGGCCATTGAACGGATTCACCAGGGGAGAATCTTGCGCGGGACCGAACATGTGCCAGCGGGGCCGGGGCCATTTCCTGCGGTGGTTCTCTATCACGGGTTTACCGCAACCCGGATTGAGCCCCACCGTTTGTTCGTGAAGATTTGCCGTCGGCTGGAACAACTGGGCATCGCCAGCTTTCGCTTTGACTTTTCAGGGAGCGGCGAGAGTGACGGGGATTTTGAAGAGGTGACCATTTCCGGTGAAATCGCCGAAGCGCATGCCATTCTGGACGGGGTGTTGGCCGATGCAAGGGTAGACCGTTCACGGGTGGCTTTGGCCGGGTTGAGCATGGGTGGGCTGATTGCCAGTCAGGTGGCGGGGGACCGCCCGTCGGATGTGCACAAGCTTGTGCTGATGGCAGCCGCTGGGGGCAACGTGCAGGAGATTGTGTCCGGGCTCTTGCGGGAGAGCGGAGCGGATGTCCACGCACCAGCTGCTGCCTACGACTATCAGGGCAACTGGGTGTCTCGCGCCCTGCTTGAGGACTTGTGTACGTTCGATGTGTACCCGCGAGCCCAGGCGTACAAGGGGCCGGTCCTCATTGTGCACGGGCGTGCGGATGAGGTGGTGCCGAGCGAAACGGCGGAGGCATATCAAACGCAGGCGTATTTCGGACGCGCCCAGGTCCGCTGCATCGAGGGGGCAAATCACACGTTTGACCGCGCGGAATGGGAATCTGCGCTGATAGATGAACTTGTCGGGTTTCTCAAGCCAGCGGACTGA
- a CDS encoding aromatic ring-hydroxylating oxygenase subunit alpha, with amino-acid sequence MAMIMDKRKRLQDNTDMTLPYSLYVEEQVLHTEYEHIFKKSWQYVGHEALVEKPGDFITCTIADEPIVIVRGNDHEVRAFYNVCPHRGTKLVQDEAGSKKIFQCMYHGWTFHLNGSLHQAPNFKGATGFCAQDHCLKSVHIAIENSLMFVNLSEDPIPLAQEFADFFNDLKQFNFLSELSLYHTEQRIIHCNWKTFIDNYLECDHCPIAHPGFVSTLDMTKYQIMNRDKCNIQGSNVKETRTDLGDAEVREGRFYWLWPNVMFTIYPGPGNFRSIQMIPIDAETTLGIYSVYVKGVEPTEEQKQLIAFAKTVADEDVDLVELQQVGLRSSAFRQGVYSPTEHGLRLFHGLVREALNS; translated from the coding sequence ATGGCGATGATCATGGACAAAAGGAAACGCTTGCAAGACAACACTGACATGACGCTTCCGTATTCCCTATACGTAGAAGAGCAGGTTCTGCATACCGAGTACGAACACATTTTCAAAAAGTCCTGGCAGTACGTGGGCCACGAGGCGCTGGTGGAGAAGCCTGGCGACTTTATCACCTGCACGATTGCCGACGAACCCATTGTCATCGTCCGGGGGAACGACCACGAGGTCCGGGCATTCTACAACGTCTGCCCGCATCGGGGCACAAAGCTGGTGCAGGACGAGGCGGGATCGAAGAAAATTTTCCAATGCATGTACCACGGCTGGACGTTTCACCTCAATGGCAGCCTGCATCAGGCACCCAATTTCAAGGGTGCGACGGGATTTTGTGCACAAGACCATTGTTTGAAGTCGGTGCACATTGCGATTGAGAATTCCTTGATGTTTGTCAATTTGAGCGAGGACCCCATACCCCTGGCGCAAGAGTTCGCGGACTTTTTCAATGACTTGAAGCAATTCAATTTCCTTTCGGAGTTAAGCCTGTATCATACTGAACAGCGCATCATTCACTGCAACTGGAAAACGTTCATTGACAACTATCTGGAGTGCGATCACTGCCCGATTGCCCATCCAGGGTTCGTGTCAACACTGGATATGACCAAGTATCAAATCATGAACCGTGACAAATGCAATATTCAGGGGTCAAACGTGAAAGAGACTCGCACGGACCTGGGTGACGCCGAAGTCCGGGAAGGCCGGTTCTACTGGCTGTGGCCGAATGTCATGTTCACCATCTACCCAGGTCCAGGAAATTTCCGATCGATTCAGATGATTCCAATCGATGCAGAAACCACGCTTGGCATTTACTCGGTGTACGTGAAGGGCGTGGAACCCACCGAGGAGCAAAAGCAGCTCATCGCGTTCGCGAAGACGGTCGCAGATGAAGATGTCGACCTGGTCGAGCTTCAGCAAGTCGGCCTGCGGTCGTCGGCATTTCGGCAAGGTGTGTACTCTCCAACAGAACATGGCCTGCGCCTGTTTCATGGACTGGTGCGTGAAGCGCTCAATTCGTGA
- a CDS encoding MFS transporter, which yields MSTQFMYESQKMGRTQYQAFFAALIGWVFDYYEVFLLSFVIIPMAHSLHLSTGQTAALESIQLAGLALGGMLFGVLGDRVGRKGMLMYTVILYGIGTLMRAFSFDYAWLVIWTGIAGFGIGGEYGVGQALVSEIVPSKQRGFWSGLLYGGIFIGIAGGAAVGGYVLPVVGWRWTFALSAIPALLAAYIRGRIDESDVWEQKVAKRKRPLQTAKYGAKRFWLPFIICLIASVFQFFAYYGITTFLPTYLVDNEHFSMGHAAWWLFFTAFAGLVGAVVGGYTADKWGRRITLCYLAFIAALGGLWLFLSWKSLLNSSLILIPFFLLYFGSNGATVFGSLFSEMFPTDIRSTGVSWSLQIGRGLAFIPPLITAAIFPIYGYKPIILIGAAEFMALGLWAWVFRETKDISLDSLDEPITDDHAAAAAPVEV from the coding sequence ATGTCTACGCAATTTATGTACGAGTCGCAGAAAATGGGCCGCACGCAGTATCAGGCCTTTTTCGCAGCACTCATTGGCTGGGTGTTCGACTACTATGAAGTCTTCTTGCTCAGCTTCGTCATCATTCCCATGGCCCATTCACTCCACCTGAGTACTGGCCAAACGGCTGCGCTGGAGTCCATTCAGCTGGCCGGCCTCGCCCTCGGCGGCATGTTGTTCGGGGTGCTTGGCGACCGCGTCGGCCGCAAGGGCATGCTCATGTACACCGTCATCCTGTACGGCATCGGCACCTTGATGCGCGCGTTTTCGTTCGATTACGCTTGGCTCGTGATTTGGACAGGCATCGCAGGGTTTGGCATCGGCGGCGAGTACGGCGTCGGACAAGCCCTCGTCAGCGAAATTGTGCCCTCGAAACAACGCGGCTTCTGGAGCGGCCTGCTGTACGGCGGCATCTTCATCGGGATCGCCGGCGGAGCTGCCGTGGGTGGATACGTTCTGCCGGTCGTTGGCTGGCGCTGGACCTTCGCGCTGTCGGCCATTCCCGCCCTGTTAGCCGCCTACATTCGCGGCCGGATTGACGAATCGGATGTGTGGGAACAAAAGGTCGCCAAACGCAAACGTCCCTTGCAAACCGCAAAATATGGCGCGAAACGCTTCTGGCTGCCCTTCATCATCTGCTTAATCGCATCCGTCTTCCAGTTCTTTGCCTACTATGGGATCACGACGTTTTTACCCACCTACCTGGTCGACAACGAGCACTTCAGCATGGGTCACGCCGCGTGGTGGCTGTTCTTCACAGCCTTTGCCGGATTGGTCGGCGCAGTGGTGGGCGGATACACGGCGGACAAGTGGGGGCGCCGAATCACCCTCTGTTACCTGGCATTCATCGCCGCACTCGGAGGCTTGTGGCTGTTCTTGAGCTGGAAATCGCTGCTCAATTCTTCCCTGATTTTGATTCCGTTCTTCCTGCTCTACTTCGGGTCCAACGGCGCCACCGTTTTCGGTTCACTCTTCAGTGAGATGTTCCCAACAGACATCCGCAGCACCGGGGTGTCCTGGTCCTTGCAAATCGGTCGAGGATTGGCTTTCATTCCACCCTTGATTACCGCAGCCATCTTCCCAATCTATGGCTACAAACCCATCATCCTCATCGGTGCAGCTGAATTCATGGCACTGGGGTTGTGGGCTTGGGTATTCCGGGAGACCAAGGACATCTCGCTGGACAGCCTCGATGAGCCCATCACGGACGATCACGCTGCCGCCGCCGCACCGGTGGAAGTATAG
- a CDS encoding purine-cytosine permease family protein: MLVEKRSIDFIPEEERHGKPRSLFNIWFSGNMQLTPVMTGAALLALGLNVFWAVLVVIVGNLIGGLFMATHSAQGPKLGIPQMIQSRAQFGVIGAILPLILVMVMYVGSVYYSGLLGAQAIHSAIHGVPIWLAMVVLNAVTLLVTTYGYDVIHTVEKYFAIIFALFFLFITIEAFRLPFPAHSWSVSGFKFGPFMMAMSICVSWLLTYAPYVADYSRYLPKNTSSKATFGWTYAGGVLGTAWPMLIGVLLIASTSRFGDDPTGVLAQMVGPVAAPMLYLVIVLGILGVNVLNLYCAFMATVTTIEPFTKIKVTPTARFVILGMIDAVATWIGIQGQGSLITIIGDFMLMLQYIMVPWSAINLVDFYLLRKGNYSIKDIFDLNGKYGRFNWISIGAYLLTIVCEIPFMNVAGIYEGPISKAWGHADFAWIIALLLPSTIYYFAMKPRLATTGELEQDAVVAKTAAQ, encoded by the coding sequence ATGTTAGTCGAAAAACGCAGTATTGATTTCATTCCCGAGGAAGAGCGGCACGGAAAGCCCCGAAGCTTGTTCAACATCTGGTTCAGCGGAAACATGCAGCTCACGCCCGTCATGACGGGCGCCGCGCTGCTGGCCCTCGGACTGAACGTCTTCTGGGCGGTTCTGGTGGTCATCGTGGGCAACTTGATTGGCGGGCTGTTCATGGCGACACACTCCGCGCAAGGGCCAAAGCTGGGGATTCCGCAAATGATTCAAAGCCGGGCCCAGTTCGGCGTCATCGGCGCGATCTTGCCGCTCATCCTGGTCATGGTGATGTACGTCGGGTCCGTCTACTACAGCGGACTGCTCGGCGCGCAGGCGATTCACAGCGCGATTCACGGCGTCCCCATCTGGCTGGCAATGGTCGTCCTGAACGCCGTCACCTTGCTCGTCACCACCTACGGGTACGATGTCATCCACACCGTGGAGAAATACTTTGCCATTATTTTCGCGCTCTTCTTCCTGTTCATTACCATTGAAGCGTTTCGCCTGCCCTTTCCAGCGCACAGCTGGTCTGTAAGCGGCTTCAAATTTGGACCCTTCATGATGGCGATGAGCATCTGCGTGAGCTGGCTGCTCACGTACGCCCCCTATGTGGCGGACTATTCGCGGTATTTGCCGAAGAACACCTCCAGCAAGGCGACGTTTGGCTGGACATACGCGGGCGGTGTCCTCGGTACCGCGTGGCCAATGTTGATTGGCGTCCTTCTGATTGCATCCACCTCGCGCTTCGGAGACGACCCGACCGGCGTGCTGGCACAAATGGTCGGCCCCGTCGCGGCCCCCATGTTGTACCTCGTCATCGTGCTGGGCATTTTGGGCGTCAACGTGCTGAATCTCTACTGCGCCTTCATGGCGACGGTCACCACGATTGAACCGTTCACCAAAATCAAAGTGACGCCGACCGCCCGCTTTGTTATTTTGGGTATGATTGACGCAGTGGCCACGTGGATCGGCATCCAGGGGCAAGGCAGCCTCATCACCATCATCGGCGACTTCATGCTGATGCTGCAGTACATCATGGTCCCCTGGAGTGCCATCAATCTGGTGGATTTCTATCTGCTGAGAAAGGGCAACTACAGCATCAAGGACATCTTCGATTTGAACGGAAAGTACGGCCGCTTTAACTGGATCTCGATTGGCGCATACCTGCTGACGATTGTCTGCGAGATTCCGTTCATGAATGTCGCCGGCATATACGAGGGACCCATCTCCAAGGCTTGGGGCCATGCAGATTTCGCCTGGATCATCGCACTGCTGCTGCCGTCCACCATCTACTACTTTGCCATGAAGCCGAGATTGGCTACCACAGGCGAACTTGAACAGGATGCTGTGGTTGCAAAGACCGCTGCACAGTAA
- the tcuA gene encoding FAD-dependent tricarballylate dehydrogenase TcuA, which produces MANDFDFDIVVVGCGVAGTAAALSAAEQARKSGSSARIAILERADYDHRGGNSRWTAAYLRMENLTQVAENFVEDMVRFSDGYSDRDYIEVLAREAGETLQWVHEKGVDFDYLPTMFLTSSKPRMLPVGGGRAVIDALSRRAEALGVQIIYETTAWQLLLDDEGAIEGLNVRVKGGHSLRLGTRAVILAAGGFEGNPEMMSQYIGRDAHKIPTIAEGGHYNKGEAIRMAMAIGAKVSGQWDSFHAEPVDPRSNREEATVMTYPYAILVDKYGKRFVDEGESTVDEQYEAVARKIYFELPGRIAYMISDQKMFDIPNYERALQTEQPPIEADTLEELAQKIDVPVEALVETVRAYNAAIQPGEFHWDRKDGKQAVNITPPKSNWAIPIDKAPYVAYPVVCSIVFSYGGLSTDVNGRVLSADDEVIPGLYAAGEITGLYYGKYPGATSVLRGLVFGRRAGLDVISYLKDHLPLSQTS; this is translated from the coding sequence ATGGCGAACGATTTTGATTTTGACATTGTCGTGGTAGGCTGCGGCGTGGCTGGGACGGCTGCTGCGCTGTCGGCTGCGGAGCAAGCGAGGAAAAGCGGGAGTTCAGCACGGATTGCCATCCTGGAACGGGCCGACTATGACCACAGAGGCGGCAATTCACGGTGGACCGCTGCCTACTTGCGCATGGAAAATCTGACGCAGGTCGCAGAAAATTTTGTGGAAGACATGGTGCGGTTCTCAGACGGATATTCGGACCGGGACTACATCGAAGTGCTGGCCCGCGAGGCTGGCGAGACCCTGCAATGGGTGCACGAAAAAGGGGTCGACTTCGATTATCTGCCGACGATGTTTCTGACTTCGTCCAAGCCCAGGATGCTGCCCGTCGGCGGCGGCCGCGCGGTAATTGACGCACTCAGCCGGCGTGCCGAAGCGCTCGGTGTGCAAATCATCTATGAGACCACCGCATGGCAGTTGCTGCTGGATGACGAAGGTGCCATCGAAGGGCTGAACGTCCGCGTGAAGGGCGGTCACTCGCTGCGTCTCGGGACCCGAGCGGTCATCTTGGCGGCGGGTGGCTTTGAAGGCAACCCGGAGATGATGTCCCAGTACATTGGCCGAGATGCGCACAAAATTCCGACCATTGCAGAAGGCGGCCACTACAACAAGGGTGAGGCGATTCGCATGGCCATGGCCATCGGCGCCAAGGTGTCTGGGCAATGGGACTCCTTCCACGCCGAGCCTGTGGACCCCAGGAGCAACCGCGAAGAAGCCACCGTCATGACGTATCCATACGCCATTCTCGTGGACAAGTATGGGAAGCGGTTTGTGGATGAGGGCGAGTCAACCGTCGACGAGCAGTATGAAGCGGTTGCGCGGAAAATCTACTTTGAACTGCCAGGGCGAATCGCCTATATGATCAGCGACCAAAAAATGTTCGACATCCCCAACTATGAACGGGCATTGCAGACCGAACAACCCCCCATCGAGGCGGATACCTTGGAAGAGCTGGCGCAGAAAATTGATGTTCCGGTGGAAGCGCTTGTGGAAACCGTTCGCGCCTACAATGCGGCGATTCAACCCGGGGAATTCCATTGGGACCGAAAGGACGGCAAACAAGCCGTCAACATCACGCCGCCGAAGTCTAACTGGGCGATCCCGATTGACAAAGCACCCTACGTCGCCTACCCGGTGGTCTGCTCGATTGTGTTCTCGTACGGCGGCTTGTCCACGGACGTGAATGGGCGCGTGCTGTCCGCGGATGATGAAGTGATTCCAGGCCTGTATGCGGCGGGTGAAATCACCGGGCTGTACTATGGCAAGTACCCGGGTGCGACCTCCGTTTTGCGGGGGCTGGTGTTTGGCCGCCGGGCCGGTCTGGATGTCATCTCGTACCTGAAAGACCACCTCCCCTTGTCGCAAACGTCTTGA
- a CDS encoding tartrate dehydrogenase: MNKHAIAVIPGDGIGQEVVPEALKVLETAAQIHGGIAFEWTTFPWGCEYYLQHETMMPSDGIETLKSFEQIFLGAVGMPGLVPDHISLGGLLLKIRQELEQSINVRPAKLLCGMKSPLADPQSFDILVVRENSEGEYSDVGGRVHNGPDEMALQTSVFTRKACARVMEYALSVAQRRRRHVTSATKSNGLAHSMPFWDDVFRDVSQAYPDIQTTSMHIDALAALFVMKPHVLDVVVASNLFGDILSDIGGAIMGSIGIAPAANLNVERKYPSMFEPVHGSAPDIAGKGIANPIGQIWTAKMMLDFLGYEDIASVVLYGIEETLVENVKTADLGGSATMTEVTERVIAHMKAAAK, encoded by the coding sequence ATGAACAAACACGCCATTGCAGTCATTCCTGGAGACGGCATCGGACAGGAAGTCGTCCCCGAAGCGTTAAAAGTGCTGGAAACGGCAGCCCAGATTCACGGCGGCATTGCCTTTGAATGGACCACATTCCCCTGGGGCTGTGAATATTACCTGCAGCATGAAACCATGATGCCCTCCGACGGCATTGAAACACTGAAATCCTTTGAACAGATTTTCCTCGGCGCAGTCGGCATGCCCGGCCTCGTACCCGACCACATCTCGCTTGGCGGCCTGTTGCTGAAAATCCGGCAGGAGCTGGAGCAGTCTATTAATGTTCGGCCAGCGAAGCTGCTCTGCGGCATGAAATCTCCGCTCGCCGACCCACAGTCCTTTGATATCCTGGTCGTCCGCGAAAATTCCGAAGGAGAGTACTCCGATGTCGGCGGACGCGTCCACAACGGCCCGGATGAAATGGCGCTGCAGACTTCCGTTTTTACGCGCAAGGCTTGTGCACGGGTGATGGAATATGCACTGTCGGTGGCACAGCGCCGAAGGCGTCATGTCACCAGCGCGACTAAGTCCAACGGACTCGCGCACAGCATGCCCTTCTGGGACGACGTGTTCCGCGACGTCAGCCAGGCTTACCCGGACATTCAAACCACCAGCATGCACATTGACGCGCTGGCGGCGCTGTTTGTCATGAAACCACACGTCCTCGACGTCGTTGTCGCATCAAACCTGTTCGGAGACATTCTCAGCGACATCGGAGGTGCCATCATGGGCAGCATCGGCATCGCCCCAGCGGCCAACCTCAACGTCGAGCGCAAGTACCCTTCCATGTTCGAACCCGTGCACGGGTCCGCGCCCGACATTGCAGGCAAGGGCATCGCCAATCCCATCGGGCAAATTTGGACGGCAAAAATGATGCTGGACTTCCTCGGGTATGAAGACATTGCATCGGTTGTGCTTTACGGCATCGAGGAAACGCTCGTGGAGAACGTGAAAACAGCCGACCTTGGCGGCAGTGCAACCATGACCGAGGTGACCGAACGGGTCATTGCACACATGAAAGCGGCGGCCAAGTAA
- a CDS encoding sigma-54 interaction domain-containing protein: protein MELLDVLNVLDTPILLVNRAGQLEWANQAAKVTVCSGVDLDTWNHEHNLPQGYSYIMHKGPFGPDRTLIECIRLPEGPDENTIWALKQENTELAELINSSLDEWYITDGEGITLQVNDKVEQLYGPLVGGLVGKSVFELEHQRIFYPSVTALVLRHRTQQTVLQNTVDGRRLISTGNAIFNPDGSIKRVISYAKDVTELELLTLPGRTGSDVPNPHRTLPAPFISGSPAMRRCMDLALRVARTEAAVMILGETGVGKNRVAKSIHDASQRSAGPFVEINCASIPEALLESELFGYERGSFTGARREGKPGKVELAQGGTLFLNEIGELPLHLQGKLLDLIQEHRIERIGSTRPAYLDARIITATNRSLREMVAAGTFRADLYYRLNVVTLHIPPLRERKEDIARLCEVYLEHFVQLHGKDTRAWSQAALASLTAYPWPGNIRELENMIEYLVITTDEPTIGPHHLPQDLMGTAHEALRGDAHDGPSSGFASDGTDLAQHAQDVQVVAPGRALPGQTLKAYIHGTERELYRQALADGASTREIAARLGVSQSTVVRKLRQFGLRQRR, encoded by the coding sequence ATGGAACTCCTGGATGTCCTGAATGTACTCGACACGCCCATCCTGCTGGTGAATCGTGCAGGACAGCTGGAATGGGCGAATCAGGCCGCGAAGGTCACGGTCTGTTCGGGGGTCGACCTCGATACCTGGAACCATGAACACAATCTTCCGCAAGGCTATTCCTACATCATGCACAAGGGTCCGTTTGGTCCGGACCGAACGCTCATTGAGTGCATTCGCCTGCCTGAGGGACCGGACGAGAACACGATTTGGGCGTTGAAACAGGAGAACACAGAGCTCGCGGAACTCATCAACTCTTCCCTGGATGAGTGGTACATCACGGATGGGGAAGGCATCACGCTGCAAGTGAATGACAAGGTTGAGCAGCTCTATGGCCCCTTGGTCGGCGGCTTGGTCGGCAAGTCCGTGTTCGAGTTGGAGCATCAACGGATTTTTTACCCGTCGGTCACGGCCCTGGTGCTGCGCCACCGCACCCAGCAAACTGTGCTGCAAAATACGGTGGATGGCAGGCGCCTCATTTCCACCGGGAACGCCATCTTCAATCCGGACGGTTCTATCAAGCGTGTCATATCGTACGCCAAGGATGTGACAGAGTTGGAACTGCTGACGCTGCCTGGACGAACCGGCAGCGATGTGCCGAATCCGCACAGAACTTTGCCGGCTCCGTTTATTTCCGGCAGCCCTGCGATGCGCCGGTGCATGGATTTGGCGCTTCGTGTCGCGCGTACGGAAGCGGCGGTCATGATTTTGGGCGAAACGGGTGTGGGGAAGAACCGAGTCGCAAAATCCATTCATGACGCGAGTCAACGTTCCGCTGGGCCGTTCGTCGAGATCAACTGTGCATCGATTCCGGAAGCCTTGCTGGAAAGTGAATTATTTGGGTACGAGCGGGGTTCCTTCACCGGTGCCAGGCGCGAGGGAAAACCAGGCAAAGTGGAACTGGCGCAGGGCGGGACGCTCTTTCTCAACGAAATTGGCGAATTGCCGCTACATCTACAGGGAAAATTGCTCGATTTGATTCAGGAGCACCGAATTGAACGAATCGGCTCGACGCGTCCCGCATACCTGGATGCGCGCATCATCACGGCGACGAACCGCAGCCTGCGGGAGATGGTTGCAGCTGGAACATTTCGCGCGGATTTGTACTATCGCTTGAATGTCGTGACGCTTCACATTCCGCCGCTGCGCGAGCGCAAGGAGGACATTGCGCGTCTTTGCGAGGTATATCTGGAACACTTCGTTCAACTGCACGGAAAGGATACGCGGGCGTGGAGCCAGGCAGCGCTCGCTTCCTTGACTGCGTATCCGTGGCCGGGGAATATTCGCGAATTGGAAAATATGATAGAGTACTTGGTAATTACCACGGACGAGCCCACCATTGGGCCGCATCATCTGCCGCAGGACCTGATGGGTACGGCGCACGAGGCTTTGCGCGGCGATGCCCACGACGGGCCGTCGTCAGGTTTCGCTTCTGACGGCACCGACCTTGCGCAGCATGCACAAGATGTGCAGGTCGTTGCGCCGGGGCGAGCGCTGCCGGGTCAGACGTTGAAAGCGTACATCCACGGCACAGAGCGCGAGCTGTATCGTCAGGCGCTTGCGGATGGGGCGAGTACCCGGGAGATTGCGGCCCGCTTGGGCGTGAGCCAGTCTACGGTGGTGCGGAAGTTGAGGCAGTTCGGTTTGCGGCAGCGCCGGTGA
- a CDS encoding IclR family transcriptional regulator: protein MARNEVVVKSMNILKLFEQHEALSLNDIVNLTGSPKTSVMRMIRSLEDMEFISKRADKKYCLGLSFLHFGQLVAERLDIRRIALPYMIELRDEVDEAVALVVPHGDEAMYVEKVDTSQMVRVYTRVGRRAPYYAGACPRILLAFMEPSRREAYIESVQMVKMAAGTITDKAVLRQVLEESRKNGYSMSFSELETGAAAIAAPIFNHQGTVVGGLSILATDYRIREYQEQGGDLANRVKQKANQVSKELGWMPRD, encoded by the coding sequence GTGGCTAGAAACGAAGTCGTCGTCAAGTCTATGAACATCCTCAAACTCTTTGAGCAGCATGAGGCATTATCACTGAATGACATCGTCAACTTAACGGGATCGCCAAAGACTTCGGTGATGCGCATGATTCGGTCGCTCGAAGACATGGAGTTCATCTCCAAACGAGCCGACAAAAAGTACTGCCTTGGCCTTTCCTTTCTGCACTTCGGGCAACTGGTCGCAGAACGCCTCGATATCCGGCGCATTGCCCTGCCTTACATGATTGAGCTGCGCGATGAAGTCGACGAAGCGGTCGCTTTGGTGGTCCCGCATGGCGATGAGGCGATGTATGTGGAAAAAGTCGATACAAGCCAAATGGTCAGAGTCTACACGCGGGTCGGGCGGCGCGCCCCCTACTATGCCGGCGCGTGCCCGCGGATTCTCCTCGCGTTCATGGAACCAAGCCGTCGAGAGGCCTACATTGAGTCGGTCCAAATGGTGAAGATGGCGGCCGGAACCATCACCGACAAGGCCGTCCTTCGCCAAGTGCTGGAGGAGTCCAGAAAAAACGGGTACTCGATGAGTTTCTCCGAACTCGAAACCGGCGCAGCCGCCATCGCAGCCCCCATTTTCAACCATCAGGGGACCGTGGTCGGCGGGTTGAGCATCCTCGCAACCGATTATCGAATCCGGGAATATCAGGAACAAGGCGGCGATTTAGCCAACCGCGTGAAACAAAAGGCCAATCAAGTTTCAAAAGAACTCGGTTGGATGCCCAGAGACTGA
- a CDS encoding isocitrate lyase/PEP mutase family protein, with protein MSTAKRLREIVNQQKGTIVPGAPNAVMARVIEETGFPVVFLSGAGISNWKLAIADYGLTTLTEVVEVTAEVTSAVSIPVLVDADTGYGNPLNVIRTVRELERAGAAGIMLEDQVFPKRCGHFDHKQVIPADEMVQKIKAATDSRVNEDVIIVARTDAIAVDGIEAAIERAHQYHEAGADVTFVEAPQTYDQMKRIGQLPWPQVANMVEGGKTPILPQQELQEIGFSLIYYANAIPRAALRAAFEAARKLMETGTSVDIPMLSWQERQSLVKLPELSALEKRYQV; from the coding sequence ATGAGTACAGCAAAGCGTTTGCGCGAGATTGTCAATCAACAAAAGGGGACCATCGTTCCGGGTGCGCCCAATGCGGTGATGGCCAGAGTCATTGAAGAAACCGGCTTTCCCGTTGTGTTCTTAAGCGGTGCCGGCATTTCCAATTGGAAACTGGCGATTGCAGATTACGGCCTGACGACGCTCACCGAAGTCGTGGAAGTGACGGCGGAGGTGACGTCTGCCGTGTCCATTCCAGTGTTGGTGGACGCGGATACGGGGTATGGGAATCCCTTGAACGTGATTCGCACCGTACGCGAACTGGAACGAGCGGGCGCCGCGGGCATCATGCTGGAAGACCAGGTGTTCCCCAAGCGGTGCGGACACTTTGACCATAAGCAGGTCATTCCGGCGGACGAAATGGTCCAGAAAATCAAGGCGGCGACGGACAGCCGGGTCAATGAAGACGTGATCATTGTGGCGCGTACGGATGCCATCGCAGTGGATGGGATTGAGGCTGCGATTGAGCGCGCGCATCAATACCACGAGGCCGGTGCGGACGTGACCTTTGTCGAAGCGCCTCAAACGTACGATCAAATGAAGAGAATTGGGCAGCTGCCCTGGCCGCAGGTGGCGAACATGGTAGAGGGCGGCAAGACGCCGATTCTACCCCAGCAGGAGCTGCAGGAAATTGGTTTTTCCTTGATTTATTACGCGAACGCGATTCCGAGAGCAGCGCTGCGCGCTGCGTTTGAAGCAGCCCGGAAGCTCATGGAGACGGGCACCAGTGTGGATATTCCCATGCTTTCGTGGCAGGAGCGGCAATCGCTCGTCAAACTTCCGGAGTTGTCGGCTCTGGAGAAACGATATCAAGTGTAA